From Bradyrhizobium symbiodeficiens, the proteins below share one genomic window:
- a CDS encoding patatin-like phospholipase family protein, translating to MSGPSPGRKRQAGAHLAAFLVLTCSLVLGACTSLPRTPYTAAEASTSRVLDIDGLRRYADDPVTKFSFEKNTGTATRSYLALSGGGADGAYGVGVLNGWTAARTRPAFSVVSGVSTGGLIAPFAYLGSQYDDTLKEVYTSGIAESLLNDPSIMRVLFGSGLFGNTRLRELVARYVGPEVMAQVARENAKGRKLLVVTTDLDTQRTAIWDMGKIAAVGTPEALKLFRDVMAASASIPLVFPPIMIDAEGEGRKFQEMHVDGGVTAPVLTLPEALLFQGSRLPGSAKMDIYILVNKKIERNFELVSNGTIDVASRSLSAITQSQTRSIIFSTYDFAKRNRLGFHLSYIAREYPAPPSEGFDTAYMRALYQYGYDKAAAGQAWSSTVP from the coding sequence ATGTCCGGTCCCTCGCCTGGCCGGAAAAGGCAGGCAGGCGCACACCTGGCAGCATTCCTGGTTCTGACGTGCAGCCTGGTGCTCGGCGCCTGCACCTCCCTGCCGCGTACGCCCTACACGGCCGCCGAAGCCAGCACATCGCGCGTGCTCGATATCGACGGCCTCAGGCGCTACGCCGACGACCCCGTCACCAAATTCAGCTTCGAGAAGAACACCGGCACCGCGACGAGGTCCTATCTGGCGCTGTCCGGCGGCGGCGCCGATGGCGCCTACGGCGTCGGCGTTCTCAACGGCTGGACCGCGGCCCGAACCCGCCCCGCCTTCTCCGTCGTCTCGGGCGTGAGCACCGGCGGCCTGATCGCGCCGTTTGCGTATCTCGGCTCGCAATACGACGACACGCTGAAGGAGGTCTATACCAGCGGCATCGCCGAGAGCCTGCTGAACGATCCCAGCATCATGCGCGTGCTGTTCGGATCCGGCCTGTTCGGCAACACACGGCTGCGCGAACTGGTGGCGCGCTATGTCGGGCCGGAGGTCATGGCGCAAGTCGCGCGCGAGAATGCCAAGGGCCGGAAGCTGCTGGTGGTGACGACCGATCTCGACACCCAGCGCACCGCGATCTGGGACATGGGCAAGATCGCCGCGGTCGGCACGCCCGAGGCGCTGAAGCTGTTTCGCGACGTGATGGCGGCCTCCGCCAGCATTCCCCTGGTGTTTCCGCCGATCATGATCGACGCCGAGGGCGAGGGCCGCAAGTTTCAGGAGATGCATGTCGACGGCGGCGTGACCGCGCCAGTGCTGACGCTGCCGGAAGCCCTGCTGTTCCAGGGCAGCCGATTACCGGGTAGTGCAAAGATGGACATCTACATCCTCGTCAACAAGAAGATCGAGCGCAACTTCGAGCTGGTCTCCAACGGCACCATCGACGTCGCCTCGCGCAGCCTGTCGGCGATCACCCAGTCGCAGACGCGCTCGATCATCTTCTCGACTTACGATTTCGCCAAGCGCAACCGTCTCGGCTTCCACCTCTCCTACATCGCGCGCGAGTACCCGGCGCCGCCCTCGGAAGGATTCGATACCGCCTATATGCGGGCGCTCTACCAATACGGATATGACAAGGCCGCTGCCGGTCAGGCCTGGAGCTCGACGGTGCCGTGA
- a CDS encoding TetR/AcrR family transcriptional regulator: protein MGLTATRTKPAVPRREVPKSRGGRPTKTAAIERDQRLIEVATRLFLDRGFDATSLDAVAEAARVSKPTVYSRYGDKRGLFAAVLRREIARWLAPLSAAAETQLSSASDISVEQRLVEIGREMLTFTCGPDAVAFSRMMTSQAINFPDVAKLGKEEGWLKAVDATARFFDRLVAQGALDIEDTTIAAEVFLDVVVGHTHRLATFGTALEMKPAEKRMRTAIKLFLAGALGPADRVQGTTKGSSRRRPAR, encoded by the coding sequence ATGGGATTGACTGCGACCAGGACAAAACCGGCTGTGCCGAGGCGCGAGGTGCCGAAATCCCGTGGCGGCCGGCCGACAAAAACCGCCGCCATCGAGCGCGACCAGCGGCTGATCGAGGTCGCCACCCGCCTGTTCCTGGACCGCGGCTTCGACGCCACCTCGCTCGACGCGGTCGCGGAAGCGGCCCGGGTCAGCAAGCCCACCGTCTATTCCCGCTATGGCGACAAGCGCGGCCTGTTTGCCGCTGTGCTGAGGCGCGAGATTGCGCGCTGGCTTGCGCCGCTGTCGGCCGCTGCCGAGACGCAGCTCTCCAGCGCCTCCGACATCTCGGTCGAGCAGCGCCTTGTCGAGATCGGGCGCGAGATGCTGACATTCACCTGCGGACCCGATGCCGTCGCGTTCAGCCGCATGATGACGTCGCAGGCGATCAACTTCCCCGACGTCGCCAAGCTCGGCAAGGAGGAAGGCTGGCTCAAGGCTGTCGACGCCACCGCGCGCTTCTTTGACCGTCTGGTGGCGCAGGGCGCGCTCGACATCGAGGACACCACCATCGCAGCCGAGGTTTTTCTCGACGTGGTCGTCGGTCACACCCACCGCCTGGCGACGTTCGGAACGGCGCTCGAGATGAAGCCCGCCGAAAAGCGCATGCGCACGGCCATCAAGCTGTTCCTCGCCGGTGCGCTGGGACCTGCCGACCGCGTCCAGGGCACCACCAAAGGCTCGTCGCGGCGACGCCCCGCGCGCTGA
- a CDS encoding DMT family transporter, with protein sequence MSATPSKTMAALWMAGWLSLMLVMAVAGRETTRELNVFQIMEVRSVIGLTLLLPFIYRAGGFKAVATRRLPQHLARNGVHYFAQLGWFYALTLIGIGQVVAIEFTMPIWTALLAATFLSERMTVWKIAAVVLGIVGVVMIVRPATSEINPGQLIALGAAIGFSVSMILAKSLTRTESALSILFWMIIVQMVVGLLPTFAVWTWPSAPLWGWLFVIGVCGTFSHYCLASALRYADATIVVPMDFLRVPLTATVGWLLYSERLDAWTVLGAALILCGNLLNLKPAPAVPARAP encoded by the coding sequence ATGAGCGCGACACCGTCCAAAACGATGGCTGCCCTGTGGATGGCCGGTTGGCTGTCGCTGATGCTGGTCATGGCCGTTGCCGGACGCGAGACCACCCGTGAGCTCAACGTCTTCCAGATCATGGAAGTGCGTTCGGTGATCGGTCTCACGCTGCTCCTGCCGTTCATCTACCGCGCCGGCGGCTTCAAGGCGGTCGCGACCAGACGCCTGCCCCAGCACCTTGCGCGCAACGGGGTGCATTATTTTGCGCAACTCGGCTGGTTCTACGCATTGACGCTGATCGGAATCGGCCAAGTCGTGGCGATCGAGTTCACCATGCCGATCTGGACTGCGCTGCTGGCCGCAACGTTCCTGTCAGAACGCATGACGGTCTGGAAGATCGCCGCCGTCGTGCTCGGCATCGTCGGCGTCGTCATGATCGTGCGGCCCGCCACCAGCGAGATCAATCCGGGCCAACTGATCGCGCTCGGAGCTGCGATCGGCTTCAGCGTCTCGATGATCCTGGCGAAGTCGCTGACCCGGACCGAGAGCGCTTTGTCGATCCTGTTCTGGATGATCATCGTGCAGATGGTCGTGGGTCTGCTGCCGACGTTCGCCGTCTGGACGTGGCCGTCCGCCCCGCTTTGGGGATGGCTCTTCGTCATCGGTGTCTGCGGCACTTTCTCGCACTATTGCCTGGCCAGCGCGCTCCGGTATGCCGACGCAACGATCGTGGTTCCCATGGACTTCCTCCGGGTTCCACTGACGGCGACGGTCGGTTGGCTGCTGTATTCCGAGCGGCTCGACGCCTGGACCGTGCTCGGTGCTGCGCTGATCTTGTGTGGCAACCTCCTGAATTTGAAGCCGGCGCCCGCGGTTCCCGCCCGCGCGCCGTGA
- a CDS encoding BrnA antitoxin family protein: MADQPPRRPRTLGDARTEAEAAFKKVTARVAVAPPKPNVAPGVREQVTLRIDQDVLEFFQEGGPGWQDRINEALRKAAGK; encoded by the coding sequence ATGGCGGATCAACCACCGAGGCGGCCGCGCACGCTTGGCGATGCCAGGACGGAGGCCGAGGCGGCGTTCAAGAAGGTGACGGCCAGGGTCGCGGTCGCGCCGCCGAAGCCGAACGTGGCGCCGGGGGTCAGGGAGCAGGTGACGCTGCGCATCGACCAGGACGTGCTGGAGTTCTTTCAGGAGGGCGGCCCCGGTTGGCAGGACCGCATCAACGAGGCGCTGCGCAAGGCCGCCGGGAAGTAA
- a CDS encoding caspase family protein, producing the protein MRYLTLLASLMCMALSVGAAKADRRVAFVVGNGSYKNVAQLPNPPIDAKAMASTLRNVGFEVIEGSNLTRDQMTEKLLDFGRKAQGSDVAVFYYAGHGIAVSGSNYLLPVDADIKSEMDVKLGAAINIDLTLEQTMGDAKVKLVFLDACRDNPFAAKIKSNSATRSVNVQSGLAEMKSGEGTLIAFATGPGQTALDGQEGNNSPFTRALIDNITKPGVEIQQAMTSVRAQVNEETRKGQLPWGHTNLIGAVYLNPSQTTQVANAAPTASGVVPAAVGSSDGVELEYWRSVKESNKPEELNAYLSAYPNGQFKALALARLAAIKTGPSTATRNLNGGVDPATFTDDATQLTEDQIGLDKGQRRDVQRRLTGLGFDTKVTGAFSDETRTVLKRWQAARGYPSTGYLNKFQHKALLSEVVAGPATASDTSQKPARRAASAPQSAPAPQHRSNPGDAAGAAFVGGVVGGMMGGMFRR; encoded by the coding sequence ATGCGCTATCTCACCCTCCTCGCTTCATTGATGTGCATGGCGTTGTCGGTCGGTGCCGCGAAGGCCGACCGCCGCGTCGCTTTCGTCGTCGGCAACGGCTCCTACAAGAACGTCGCGCAATTGCCGAACCCGCCGATCGACGCCAAGGCGATGGCATCGACGCTGCGCAATGTCGGCTTCGAGGTGATCGAAGGATCCAACCTCACCCGTGACCAGATGACCGAGAAGCTGCTGGATTTCGGCCGCAAGGCGCAGGGCTCCGACGTCGCCGTGTTCTACTACGCCGGCCACGGCATCGCGGTCAGCGGCAGCAACTATCTCCTGCCTGTCGATGCCGACATCAAATCGGAGATGGACGTCAAGCTCGGCGCAGCCATCAACATCGACCTGACGCTCGAGCAGACCATGGGCGATGCCAAGGTCAAGCTCGTCTTCCTCGACGCCTGCCGCGACAATCCATTCGCCGCCAAGATCAAGTCGAACTCCGCGACCCGCAGCGTCAACGTGCAGAGCGGCCTTGCCGAGATGAAGTCCGGCGAAGGCACGCTGATCGCCTTCGCCACCGGGCCGGGCCAGACCGCGCTCGACGGCCAGGAGGGCAACAACAGCCCCTTCACCCGCGCGCTGATCGACAACATCACCAAGCCCGGCGTCGAGATCCAGCAGGCGATGACGTCGGTGCGCGCCCAGGTCAACGAGGAGACCCGCAAGGGCCAACTGCCCTGGGGTCATACCAACCTGATCGGCGCGGTCTATCTCAACCCGTCGCAGACCACACAGGTTGCGAACGCGGCACCGACGGCCTCCGGCGTCGTGCCGGCCGCAGTCGGCAGCTCTGACGGAGTCGAGCTCGAGTACTGGCGCTCGGTCAAGGAATCCAACAAGCCGGAAGAGCTCAACGCCTATCTCTCGGCCTATCCGAACGGCCAGTTCAAGGCGCTGGCCTTGGCGCGGCTTGCGGCGATCAAGACCGGCCCGTCCACCGCAACCCGCAACCTGAACGGCGGCGTCGATCCTGCAACCTTCACCGACGATGCCACCCAGCTCACCGAAGACCAGATTGGCCTCGACAAGGGCCAGCGCCGCGACGTCCAGCGCCGCCTGACCGGGCTCGGCTTCGACACCAAGGTGACCGGTGCGTTCAGCGACGAGACCCGCACGGTGCTCAAGCGCTGGCAGGCCGCCCGCGGCTATCCATCGACCGGCTACCTCAACAAATTCCAGCACAAGGCCCTGCTCTCGGAAGTCGTGGCTGGCCCGGCGACGGCGAGCGACACCAGCCAGAAGCCGGCCCGGCGCGCAGCCAGCGCTCCTCAGAGCGCGCCGGCTCCGCAACACCGCAGCAACCCCGGCGATGCCGCCGGTGCGGCCTTCGTCGGCGGTGTCGTCGGCGGCATGATGGGCGGCATGTTCCGCCGCTGA
- a CDS encoding acetoacetate--CoA ligase, whose product MSAPSVPQIALYRNWLAEQRGLTFADYEDMRQWSVRDLDGFWRSIWDYYDLQSPTPFAAVLAERRMPGAVWFPGAQVNYARQVFRHVASADAAGLPAIVSAGEDGRLTETSWPELRRKAAALALHLKDQGIKPGDRVAAYLPNIPETIVAFLASASIGAVWSVCAPDMAAPAVIDRFKQIEPKVLIACDAVAYAGRRHDRRDVVAELRRALPTVEHVILHGETVAPAAPAALLSDILARTSAAVDAFEPMWLPFDHPLWIVYSSGTTGLPKPIVHGHGGIVIVVLALLGLHNDIGCSYHPNSFGERYHWYSSTGWIMWNSQVGGLLSGTTCCIFDGSPGGAKDKPDWTTLWRFVAQSKATFFGAGAAFFANCAKAEVDLAAAGDLSRLRCLGSTGSPLSADTQGHFNERFAALSKSNGSTAQADIWWANISGGTDFAGAFIGGNRELPQTPGAMQCRLLGAAVEAFSEQGRAVTDEVGELVCTEPMPSMPLYFWNDEDGARYRASYFETYPDNFDGSGRGPVWRHGDWLKVNRDGSCIIYGRSDATINRHGLRMGTSELYSAIEAMPEVLDSLVVDLEYLGRDSYMPLFVVLRDGVALDGAMQARINKAIEAGLSRRFLPNEIFAVAEIPRTLSGKKQELPIKKLLLGHPVEKVINKEAMANPACLDWYLAFARDYLARSAA is encoded by the coding sequence ATGTCCGCTCCCTCCGTTCCCCAGATCGCCCTCTACCGCAACTGGCTCGCCGAGCAGCGCGGCCTCACTTTTGCTGATTACGAGGACATGCGGCAATGGTCGGTACGCGATCTCGACGGCTTCTGGCGCAGCATCTGGGACTATTACGATCTGCAATCGCCGACGCCGTTTGCGGCCGTGCTCGCCGAGCGCAGGATGCCGGGCGCGGTCTGGTTTCCGGGCGCGCAGGTCAACTATGCCCGGCAGGTGTTCCGGCATGTCGCGTCGGCTGATGCCGCCGGCCTGCCCGCGATCGTCAGCGCCGGTGAAGACGGCAGGCTGACGGAGACGAGTTGGCCGGAATTGCGGCGCAAGGCGGCCGCGCTCGCGCTGCACCTGAAGGACCAGGGCATCAAGCCCGGCGACCGCGTCGCGGCCTATTTGCCCAATATTCCCGAGACCATCGTCGCGTTTCTCGCAAGCGCCAGCATCGGTGCGGTCTGGAGTGTCTGCGCGCCCGACATGGCCGCGCCCGCCGTGATCGACCGCTTCAAGCAGATCGAACCCAAAGTGCTGATCGCCTGCGACGCCGTCGCCTATGCAGGCCGGCGGCACGACCGGCGCGATGTCGTGGCCGAGTTGCGGCGTGCGCTGCCCACGGTCGAGCATGTCATCCTGCACGGCGAGACCGTTGCGCCTGCCGCACCGGCGGCACTGCTTTCCGACATCCTCGCAAGGACGAGCGCTGCGGTCGATGCGTTCGAGCCGATGTGGCTGCCGTTCGATCATCCGCTCTGGATCGTCTATTCCAGCGGCACCACCGGGCTGCCGAAACCGATCGTGCACGGCCATGGCGGCATCGTCATCGTGGTGCTGGCGCTGCTCGGCCTGCACAACGACATCGGCTGCTCCTATCACCCGAATTCGTTCGGCGAGCGCTATCACTGGTACTCTTCGACCGGCTGGATCATGTGGAACTCGCAGGTCGGCGGCCTGCTCAGCGGCACCACCTGCTGCATCTTCGACGGCAGCCCCGGCGGCGCAAAGGACAAACCGGACTGGACCACGCTGTGGCGCTTCGTCGCGCAGTCGAAAGCGACCTTCTTCGGCGCGGGCGCGGCGTTCTTCGCCAACTGCGCCAAGGCCGAGGTCGATCTTGCCGCCGCCGGCGACCTGTCACGGCTGCGCTGCCTCGGCTCGACCGGCTCACCGCTCAGCGCCGACACGCAAGGCCACTTCAACGAACGCTTTGCAGCTTTGTCGAAGAGCAACGGCAGCACGGCGCAGGCCGACATCTGGTGGGCGAATATCTCCGGCGGCACGGATTTCGCGGGCGCCTTCATCGGCGGCAATCGCGAGTTGCCGCAAACGCCCGGCGCGATGCAGTGCCGCCTGCTGGGCGCGGCCGTCGAAGCCTTCAGCGAACAGGGCCGCGCCGTCACGGACGAGGTCGGCGAACTCGTCTGCACAGAGCCGATGCCCTCGATGCCGCTGTATTTCTGGAACGACGAGGACGGCGCACGCTATCGCGCCAGCTATTTCGAGACCTATCCGGACAATTTCGACGGCAGCGGCCGCGGGCCGGTGTGGCGGCACGGCGATTGGCTCAAGGTCAACCGTGATGGATCCTGCATCATCTATGGCCGCAGCGATGCCACCATCAACCGCCATGGCCTGCGCATGGGCACTAGCGAGCTCTATTCCGCGATCGAGGCGATGCCGGAGGTGCTCGACAGCCTGGTCGTCGACCTCGAATATCTCGGCCGCGACAGCTACATGCCCTTGTTCGTGGTGCTGCGCGACGGGGTCGCGCTCGACGGCGCGATGCAGGCCAGGATCAACAAGGCGATCGAGGCCGGCCTCTCCCGCCGGTTTCTGCCGAACGAGATCTTTGCCGTCGCCGAGATCCCGCGCACGCTCTCCGGCAAGAAGCAGGAACTGCCGATCAAGAAGCTCCTGCTCGGCCATCCGGTCGAGAAGGTCATCAACAAGGAAGCGATGGCCAACCCCGCCTGCCTCGACTGGTATCTCGCCTTCGCGCGCGACTATCTGGCGCGAAGCGCTGCGTAG
- a CDS encoding PepSY domain-containing protein — MTTAKRHISRLLATALSALLIAAPARAIVSTGTPTALHSDTDGDADADRRAISREIERFRSSSISISQAMSIAEARHAGATTADVSFDGADGVPVYRVKTLQNDRIWRHTINATTGELVGGEAAFPLAELDHEDRDNLAALGAIRHRLAEAVRVAERAASGKAISGGLVRERGRLNFSIVVVSGDDLKEVTLEPPGAK; from the coding sequence ATGACGACAGCCAAACGACATATCTCGCGACTGCTTGCGACCGCCCTGTCCGCGCTCCTCATCGCCGCACCGGCCCGGGCAATCGTCTCCACGGGCACGCCGACCGCCCTTCACAGCGACACAGATGGTGATGCCGATGCCGACCGCCGGGCCATCAGCCGCGAGATCGAGCGCTTCCGCAGTTCGTCGATCTCCATCAGCCAGGCGATGTCGATTGCCGAAGCCCGGCACGCCGGCGCCACCACGGCGGATGTGAGTTTCGACGGGGCGGACGGGGTGCCGGTGTATCGGGTGAAGACCCTGCAAAACGACCGGATCTGGCGCCACACCATCAATGCGACGACCGGCGAGCTGGTCGGCGGCGAAGCCGCCTTCCCCCTCGCCGAGCTCGACCACGAGGATCGTGACAACCTCGCAGCGCTCGGTGCGATCAGGCACCGCCTGGCTGAGGCCGTGCGCGTCGCCGAACGCGCCGCCTCGGGCAAGGCGATCAGCGGCGGGTTGGTGCGCGAACGCGGCCGGCTCAATTTTTCGATCGTCGTCGTCAGCGGCGACGATCTCAAGGAGGTCACCCTCGAGCCCCCGGGCGCCAAATAG
- a CDS encoding RidA family protein — MQILQPAEWKKPRGFSHGVVAEGPGRWVILAGQTGGDEAGNYAPGMAAQVGTALKRIIKLLGEAGAGPEHIVRLTWYLTSRSEYEAAGAGIGAAWKETLGRNFPPSTLLYIGGLVDERAKVEIEVTAFVPGA, encoded by the coding sequence ATGCAGATCCTGCAGCCTGCCGAATGGAAAAAACCGCGCGGCTTCTCTCACGGCGTTGTGGCGGAAGGCCCTGGCCGCTGGGTGATTCTGGCCGGCCAGACCGGCGGAGACGAGGCCGGCAATTACGCCCCCGGCATGGCGGCGCAGGTCGGAACCGCGCTGAAGCGGATCATCAAGCTCCTCGGCGAAGCCGGGGCGGGTCCGGAGCACATCGTCCGCCTGACCTGGTACCTCACCAGTCGCAGCGAATATGAGGCGGCCGGTGCCGGCATCGGCGCGGCCTGGAAGGAAACGCTCGGACGCAATTTTCCGCCATCGACGCTGCTCTATATCGGCGGTCTCGTAGACGAGCGGGCCAAGGTCGAGATCGAGGTCACGGCGTTCGTGCCGGGCGCATGA
- the cysK gene encoding cysteine synthase A: MDASSTTGAAHQPGRGRIYDSIVDAFGNTPTVRLRRLPGMHGVNATILAKLEYFNPAASVKDRIGAAMIIAMEKAGIVKPDTVLIEPTSGNTGIALAFVAASRGYRLKLVMPESMSIERRKMLAFLGAELVLTPAAQGMKGAIAAAEELVNTTPNAVMPQQFKNLANPEVHRRTTAEEIWNDTGGNIDFFVAGVGTGGTITGVGQVLKPRKASLRVVAVEPEESPVLSGGQHTPHKIQGIGAGFVPDILDRAVIDEIVKINSTTAIETSRALARHEGIPGGISSGAAIAAALEIGKRPEAAGKTILAIVPSFSERYLSTALFEGI, encoded by the coding sequence ATGGACGCATCGTCCACCACGGGTGCAGCGCACCAACCCGGCCGCGGCCGGATATATGACTCGATCGTCGATGCCTTCGGCAACACGCCGACCGTGCGGTTGCGTCGGCTACCCGGCATGCACGGCGTGAACGCGACCATTTTGGCAAAACTTGAATATTTCAATCCGGCCGCAAGCGTGAAGGACCGCATCGGCGCGGCCATGATCATCGCCATGGAGAAGGCGGGTATCGTCAAGCCCGACACCGTGTTGATCGAGCCGACCTCCGGCAATACCGGCATCGCGCTCGCTTTCGTCGCGGCGTCACGCGGCTACCGGCTCAAGCTGGTGATGCCGGAATCGATGTCGATCGAGCGGCGCAAGATGTTGGCTTTTCTCGGTGCCGAACTGGTGCTGACGCCGGCGGCGCAGGGCATGAAGGGCGCGATCGCCGCCGCCGAGGAGCTGGTGAACACGACGCCGAACGCGGTGATGCCGCAGCAGTTCAAGAACCTCGCCAATCCCGAGGTGCACCGCCGCACGACCGCGGAGGAGATCTGGAACGACACCGGCGGCAACATCGATTTCTTCGTCGCCGGCGTCGGCACCGGCGGCACGATCACCGGCGTCGGCCAGGTGCTGAAGCCGCGCAAGGCCTCGCTGCGCGTGGTCGCGGTCGAGCCGGAGGAAAGTCCTGTGCTGTCGGGCGGACAGCATACGCCGCACAAGATCCAGGGCATCGGCGCCGGCTTCGTCCCTGACATCCTCGACCGCGCCGTGATCGACGAGATCGTGAAAATCAACTCGACGACGGCGATCGAGACCTCGCGCGCGCTGGCGCGGCACGAGGGCATTCCGGGCGGCATCTCGTCGGGCGCCGCGATCGCCGCCGCGCTCGAGATCGGCAAGCGGCCGGAAGCGGCGGGAAAGACCATCCTGGCGATCGTGCCGTCCTTCTCCGAGCGGTATCTTTCGACAGCACTGTTTGAGGGAATCTAG
- the tgt gene encoding tRNA guanosine(34) transglycosylase Tgt, with protein sequence MNPNHDLPNHFELLGTDGAARTGRLITPHGVVRTPAFMPVGTAGAMKGMHWREVRDAGADIVLGNTYHLMLRPSAERIAALGGLQKFTGWNGPMLTDSGGFQVMSLSDLRKVTENAVTFRSHIDGAKVELSPERSIEVQRLLGSDIAMQMDECVRLPAERADIERAMQLSLRWAERSKRAFESAPDGYMLFGIVQGGDIPQLRHESAQGLVAIGFHGYAIGGLAVGEPQAVMLAMIDETAPLLPKQRPRYLMGVGTPDDILEAVKRGIDMFDCVMPTRNGRHGVAFTRFGQVNLRNARHADDPRPLDEESSWPSARNCARAYLHHLVKAGETLGAMLLSEINIAYYQFLMQGIRDAIAQGRFDEFYQRTRTDWARGDIAPR encoded by the coding sequence ATGAATCCGAACCATGATCTTCCCAATCACTTTGAATTGCTCGGCACTGATGGTGCCGCGCGGACCGGGCGCCTGATCACGCCTCACGGCGTGGTGCGCACCCCCGCCTTCATGCCGGTCGGCACCGCCGGTGCCATGAAGGGCATGCACTGGCGCGAGGTGCGCGATGCCGGCGCCGACATCGTGCTCGGCAACACCTATCATTTGATGCTGCGTCCGAGTGCCGAGCGCATCGCAGCGCTCGGGGGCCTGCAGAAATTCACCGGCTGGAACGGGCCGATGCTGACGGATTCCGGCGGCTTCCAGGTGATGTCGCTGTCGGACCTGCGGAAGGTCACCGAGAACGCCGTCACCTTCCGCTCCCATATCGACGGCGCCAAGGTCGAGCTGTCGCCGGAGCGCTCGATCGAGGTGCAGCGCTTGCTCGGCTCCGACATCGCCATGCAGATGGACGAGTGCGTGCGGTTGCCGGCAGAGCGCGCCGACATCGAGCGCGCGATGCAATTGTCGCTGCGCTGGGCCGAGCGCAGCAAGCGCGCCTTCGAGAGCGCGCCCGACGGCTACATGCTGTTCGGCATCGTGCAGGGCGGCGACATTCCCCAGCTTCGCCATGAGAGCGCGCAAGGCCTCGTCGCGATCGGCTTCCATGGCTATGCGATCGGCGGCCTTGCCGTCGGCGAGCCGCAGGCGGTGATGCTGGCGATGATCGACGAGACCGCACCATTGCTGCCGAAACAGCGCCCGCGCTACCTGATGGGCGTCGGCACGCCCGACGACATCCTCGAAGCCGTCAAGCGCGGCATCGACATGTTCGATTGCGTGATGCCGACGCGCAATGGCCGGCACGGCGTCGCCTTCACGCGCTTCGGCCAGGTGAATTTGCGCAACGCGCGCCACGCCGACGATCCCCGCCCGCTCGATGAGGAGAGCTCGTGGCCATCGGCGCGCAACTGCGCGCGCGCCTATCTGCATCATCTCGTCAAGGCGGGCGAGACGCTCGGAGCGATGCTGCTGTCGGAGATCAATATCGCATATTACCAGTTCCTGATGCAGGGCATCAGGGACGCGATTGCGCAGGGAAGGTTCGACGAGTTCTATCAGCGTACGCGCACGGACTGGGCGAGGGGCGATATCGCCCCGCGCTAG
- a CDS encoding formyltransferase family protein, with product MRITLVGSRHFGVTTLNMLREHGVSIVRVVVADAEDRLAATAKAAGIEVAVQANPKLVVASEIAPDTDLIITAHSHARIGQDALSAAKLGGIGYHPSLLPRHRGKAAVEWTIKEGDPIAGGTIYHLADRMDAGAIAAQDWCFVRKGETARELWERALAPLGLKLLADVVDYAKVHKALPSKTQDEQFATSAPSLS from the coding sequence ATGCGCATTACCCTCGTCGGCTCCCGCCATTTCGGCGTGACCACCCTGAACATGCTCCGGGAGCACGGCGTCTCGATCGTCCGGGTCGTCGTCGCCGACGCCGAGGATCGCCTCGCCGCAACCGCCAAGGCGGCCGGCATCGAGGTCGCGGTCCAGGCCAATCCGAAGCTGGTTGTGGCCTCCGAAATTGCTCCCGATACCGATCTGATCATCACGGCGCACAGCCACGCCCGGATCGGCCAGGACGCGCTTTCGGCCGCCAAGCTCGGCGGGATCGGCTATCACCCCTCGCTGCTGCCGCGTCACCGCGGCAAGGCCGCCGTGGAATGGACGATCAAGGAAGGCGATCCGATCGCCGGCGGCACGATCTACCATCTCGCCGACCGCATGGACGCCGGCGCCATCGCCGCCCAGGACTGGTGCTTCGTCAGGAAGGGCGAGACCGCCCGCGAACTCTGGGAGCGCGCGCTCGCTCCGCTCGGCCTCAAATTGCTGGCCGACGTGGTCGATTATGCCAAGGTCCACAAGGCGCTTCCGTCCAAGACTCAGGACGAGCAGTTTGCGACCTCCGCACCGAGTCTTTCCTGA